In one Asterias amurensis chromosome 9, ASM3211899v1 genomic region, the following are encoded:
- the LOC139942282 gene encoding melanopsin-B-like, with the protein MENSTLRQVNDTMTTTAYYSLYPYKARAGLVIVWVVASILGLVGNSLVMWSVILSKKLRTVTNAFVVNLSVADFWTSLSYPWICIALVSHESWPMESEFPCILAAIQLYTGLGTSFYTLASIALNRTVLITQPLHTYRWWYSPRKVAVMIAMTWVIPCIVFFLPPLMGIGSIGYDPQDNTCSDKDGHERGPEYNLAQSVGLYPIPMLIIICCYTSLYIHLKQHFRKQQKMRSMKSSQSFSTAASMDGEASTSFTVTAGESASSQRVAKKTKRAISRQQLAITKNLFLVFCIFTLLISPYFISLAIPGSRVFALPGVTITAFNSCVNPIIYAVNHPQFKVVMRQIVTCRYTEIQEPSDLLKLLLSLRKK; encoded by the coding sequence ATGGAGAACTCCACGCTAAGGCAAGTCAATGATACTATGACGACAACCGCCTACTATTCACTGTACCCCTATAAGGCTCGTGCAGGCTTGGTTATCGTATGGGTCGTAGCCTCTATCCTCGGCCTCGTTGGAAACAGTCTCGTCATGTGGTCCGTCATCCTGTCCAAGAAACTCCGCACCGTGACCAACGCCTTCGTGGTCAACCTCAGCGTGGCTGATTTCTGGACCAGTCTTTCCTACCCGTGGATTTGCATAGCTTTGGTGAGCCATGAAAGCTGGCCCATGGAGTCGGAGTTCCCGTGCATTCTGGCTGCCATTCAGCTCTACACCGGTCTGGGAACCAGCTTTTACACATTGGCTTCAATCGCTTTGAATCGCACAGTCCTCATCACTCAACCACTGCATACCTACCGCTGGTGGTATTCCCCGCGTAAAGTAGCCGTCATGATCGCAATGACTTGGGTTATCCCGTGTATTGTGTTTTTCCTCCCGCCGCTTATGGGCATAGGCTCCATTGGTTACGATCCACAAGACAATACATGTTCAGATAAAGATGGCCACGAACGAGGTCCCGAATACAACCTGGCACAATCTGTGGGTCTATACCCAATCCCAATGCTCATCATCATCTGTTGCTACACGTCACTCTATATCCATCTCAAACAACACTTTAGGAAGCAACAAAAGATGAGATCTATGAAAAGCAGCCAATCCTTCTCTACAGCGGCAAGCATGGACGGTGAAGCATCCACCAGTTTCACAGTTACCGCAGGGGAGTCAGCCTCTTCTCAACGCGTCGCTAAGAAAACCAAGCGGGCCATCAGTCGTCAGCAGCTCGCTATCACCAAGAACTTGTTTCTGGTGTTTTGCATCTTCACGCTGTTGATTTCACCCTATTTCATCTCTCTGGCTATACCTGGTAGCCGCGTGTTTGCTCTACCCGGAGTAACCATCACCGCTTTCAATAGCTGTGTAAACCCCATCATCTACGCAGTCAATCACCCACAGTTCAAAGTGGTAATGCGGCAGATAGTAACGTGTCGTTACACTGAGATACAGGAGCCCTCAGATTTACTGAAACTCTTGCTGTCATTGCGAAAGAAGTAA
- the LOC139941750 gene encoding melatonin receptor type 1B-A-like, producing MNNMDEDSLHQINDTMGTPAYSSPYPYNIRIALACLAILVTTLGLVGNSLVIWSVILSKKLRTVTNAFVVNLSVADFWTSLSYPWICVAGLSHDGWPLESEVPCQIAAVQFYTGLGASLYTLASIALNRMVLITQTMNTYSWWYTPRKVAVMIALTWVIPCVVTFLPPILGIGAFGYDPQDNTCSDKDGHPRGAEYNLAQSVGLYPVPMLIIICCYTALYIHLKRHFRKLKTTRSVKNSQSISTAVGLDCETSTKFTVGESSVTNAEHVSKKAKRAIRHQQLAITKNLFLVFCVFTILLSPYFISLAIPSSRKFAVYGGAIAILNSCVNPIIYAVNHPQFKVVMRKIITCRYSEIREPSHLLKFLLSLRKNE from the coding sequence ATGAACAATATGGACGAAGATTCTCTGCACCAAATCAATGATACAATGGGAACACCCGCCTACTCGTCGCCCTATCCCTACAATATTCGCATTGCTTTAGCCTGTTTGGCTATCTTGGTCACCACCCTCGGCCTCGTTGGAAACAGTCTCGTCATCTGGTCCGTCATCCTGTCCAAGAAACTCCGCACCGTGACCAACGCCTTCGTGGTCAACCTCAGCGTGGCTGATTTCTGGACCAGCCTCTCCTACCCGTGGATTTGTGTCGCCGGACTGAGCCACGATGGCTGGCCGTTAGAGTCCGAAGTTCCTTGCCAGATCGCTGCAGTGCAGTTTTACACCGGTCTTGGTGCGAGTCTTTACACTTTGGCCTCCATAGCTTTGAACCGCATGGTCCTCATCACTCAAACAATGAACACCTACAGTTGGTGGTACACCCCTCGTAAAGTAGCCGTCATGATCGCATTGACTTGGGTTATCCCGTGTGTTGTGACTTTCCTCCCGCCGATTTTGGGCATTGGCGCTTTTGGGTACGATCCACAAGACAATACATGTTCAGATAAAGATGGTCACCCAAGAGGTGCCGAATACAACCTGGCCCAATCTGTAGGTCTTTACCCAGTCCCAATGCTCATCATCATCTGTTGCTACACGGCACTCTACATCCATCTCAAACGACACTTCAGGAAGCTAAAGACGACTAGATCTGTCAAGAATAGTCAGTCAATCTCCACAGCGGTTGGTTTGGATTGTGAAACGTCCACCAAGTTCACTGTTGGGGAGTCTTCAGTGACTAATGCAGAACACGTCTCCAAGAAAGCAAAACGGGCCATCAGGCATCAGCAACTAGCCATCACCAAGAATTTGTTCCTTGTGTTTTGCGTCTTCACAATATTACTGTCTCCTTACTTCATCTCTCTCGCTATACCATCCAGCCGTAAGTTTGCGGTCTATGGAGGTGCCATCGCTATTTTGAACAGTTGCGTAAACCCCATCATCTACGCAGTCAATCACCCACAGTTCAAAGTGGTAATGAGGAAGATAATTACGTGCCGTTACTCTGAGATACGCGAACCTTCACATTTACTGAAATTCTTGCTGTCATTGCGAAAGAATGAATAA